In the genome of Bacteroidota bacterium, the window TTTGCACTTCTGAGCCCATTCCTGTTGAAAGTGCAGCAGGGAGCAATCCGACAGAATCCATCAATGCAATCATAATAATAGGGCGAATTCTGCTGTGTACACCGTTCGAAATAGCTTCTTTCAAAGGCATTTTTCTCAAATTTTCGCGCATAACCGCAATCAGAATCAAACTGTTGATGGTGTTAACTCCAAACAAAATAATAAAACCTATACCTGCCGATATGCCAAAGACCGTATTTGTAACCCACAAAGAAGCGAAGCCTCCGATGAACGCAAATGGAATAGAACCTGCGGCAATCATTGTATCTTTGAGCGAACCAAAATTAAAATAAAGTAAAAATAAAATCAGAACGAGCACAGCAGGTACAATGACAGATAATTGCTTGGCAGCGCGTTCTTTGCTTTCAAACTCTCCAGCCCAAGTGATGGTGTTTTCTTTTGGCAAATGAATATCTTTTGCAACTTTGGATTGCGCTTCGGCAATGGTGCTACCTAAATCTCTTCCTTCGATACTAAAACCTACCGCTATATATCGACTTCCCCCCTCTCTGTATATAAATGCAGGACCGGTATGAAAATCAATTGTTGCAATTTCTTTTAGGGGAATTTTTTTGTTGTCTTTTGTAGGAATAAGAATATTGCCGATTTTTTCTTCATTATTTCTGTATCCCTCGTCAAATCTTAGCCTTACATCAAATCTCTTTTCGTTTTCATAAAAACTTGTAGCCGCTCTACCCCCAATTGCCATTTCAACTACTGCTTGTGCATCGGCAATATCAATACCGTAACGCGCCATTTTATGCTCGTGAAGTTGTATTCTCAATTCAGGCAATCCAATGTTTCTATATACATTCAAATCCGTAATACCGCGCACTTCTTTGAGTGTATTTGCAATCTGCAAAGCATATTTTTCGAGTTCATAGAGGTCATCTCCATAAATTTTGACGGCAAGTGAACTTTTTACTCCGGCAACATACTCTTCGACATTGTCTTGTATAGGCTGACTGAAACCAAACACAATGCCGGGATAGCTTTCTAATTTTTTGCGAATTTGCGCAATAAGTTCATCCTTTGTAACCTTGTGTTTCCATTCTTGTTGCGGGTACAACTGAATGTGAAACTCTATATTGAAAAAACCTGTCGGGTCTGTACCGTCATTAGGCCTGCCTACTTGATTGAGAACAAATTTAACTTCCGGAAATTCCCGAATTTTGGCTTTCATTTCCTTGGCAAGTCGAGTAGATTCTTTCAGGTTGACACTATTGGGCAAAGTTGCTCTGACATACAAAGCACCCTCGTTCAGCTTGGGAATAAATTCCGAACCATAAAAGACAAAGCCCACAGTTGAGGTCAGCAGCAAAATTCCAAAGGTCAAAACCGTTGCCCTGCGATGTTTATTAGTCCACAAGAACAGTTTAAACAGATTGTTGGTAATAAATTTAGTTATAAAATTTTCTTTTTCAAACACGTTCTTTTTGAGCAACAACCTGCACATAGCAGGCACGTATGTAATACTCAACAATAAAGAACCCAACAATGCATAGCCTAATGTAAATGCAAGAGGTGAAAACATTTTGCCCTCAACTTTTTGGAAAGAAAAAATAGGCAACAATGCCACAATCAAAATAATCTGTGCAAAGACAACATAAGAAGCGACACTTTTAGTACTTTTTTTGATAATCCCCGATTTTGACATCAGGTTAAACTTATCCATCCCTATCAAATGAGACTTCTTGACCATTCCTACAAATACTGCTTCAGTGATTACCAATGTGCCCTCCAGCATCAGTCCAAAATCAATCGCTCCCAATGAAATCAAATTTGCCGGAAGTCCTTGTATATGCAACATAATAATAGCAAACAAAAAAGAAAGCGGAATCACAGAAGCAATGATGAGTGTAGAACGCCAATCAAATAAGAAAATAAAGACAATGAGCGAAACAAACACAACACCTTCCACAAGGTTCTTACTGACTGTGTGAATGGTTGTATTGACCAGTTCTGTTCGGTCAATAAAAGGCTCAATCTTAACATCATCGGGCAAGATGCGATTATTCAAATCGGCAATTCGTTCTTTGAGTTTGGTAATCACAGTAGAAGGGTTTTCGCCTCTGAGCATGACTACAATCCCTTCCACCAAATCATCATTATCTTGCAAACCCACTTTTCCTAACCTCGGCTTAGCAGAAACAACTACTTCTGCTACATGCTTAATGAGAATGGGAGTATTACCCTGCACCTTGATCAGGATATTTTTGATATCATCAATTTTTTCTAAAAGCCCAACCCCACGTACAACATAAGCTTGGTCGCCTCTTTCAATTACGTCACCACCCACGTTGATATTACTTTTGGAAACAGCATCATAAACTTCTTGCGGAGAAAGGTCATAATTGGCGAGTTCTGTCGGGTTGATTTTGATTTCGTATATTTTTTCTTCTCCTCCAAAACTAACAACCTGTGCCACACCCGGCACAGAAACAAGTTCTCTCTCGATCACCCAATCTTGCAATGCAGTTAATTCTCTGACAGGTCTTTTGCTTTTAATTACATAACGAAAAATTTCGCCCGTGGCTCCATACGGAGGCTCAATATCCGGGTGGGCTCCATCGGGCAAATCCACACCTTGCAATCTGTTAGCAGTATATTGCTGCGCATAAAAATCTTCTACATCATCTTCAAAAATAACAGTAACTACTGATAATCCAAATAGCGAAATTGAGCGAACCTGAGACTTTTTGGGGATAGTATTCATTACCTTCATCAAAGGCAGCGTTACAAACTTTTCCACTTCTTCAGCACTGCGTCCGGGCCATTGGGTGATAATCCTTGCCCTGGTATTGGTAACATCGGGAAAAGCTTCGATTGGGGTTTTGATATAGCTAATTACTCCAATAATAATCAACAATGCAGTCAGAAAGAATATGATAAAGGAATTCTTGAGCGAAAATGTAACAATGTGTAGAATGAATTTTTTCATTGTTTTGAACTGATTAGGGTTTGCATTTATTTGTTTATTCTTTCGTAAATCAGCAATTGATTTTTGGAGACAATTTTGTCGTTGGCGGTCAAACCTTTGGCAATAAAGGTATGATTGCCGCTTTTGGTAAGCAGTTCCACTCTGCGAATTTCAAAATCGCAATCGTTGCGATACACCAACACAAAGTTTTGATTATTATCAAAAATGAGTGCCTTAGTGGGGATTGCCAATGCACTGCTGTCAAGGGTTTTGTTTACATTGACATCAGCAAACATTCCTGGCTTAAGTTTCAAATCCTTATTATTGATTACAACACGAGCTTTGAGCACTTTTTCGTCTTCATCAAAAATCTGTGAAATAGAGGCAATTTTCCCCGAAAACACTTTGTCCGGATATGACAGCGTGCGAAAAGTAATATCTTGACCGGGTTGAATCTTGTCAACATTAGTTGTATAGATATTAACCAACAGCCACACTTCACTCAAATCTGCAATCGTAAACAACGGTTCCCCGCCACCTGAAATAGGGGTTCCCGCAGTGATATTTTTCTCGGTAATAATACCGGAGAAAGGAGCTTTGATAAGAAAAACACCTTTCTCAGGACTGGCACTGAAAATTGACATACTGGATGCAATTCTTTGTTTATCTGAACGGAGTTTATCAAGTTCACTTTTTGCTTCTAATAGATTTTTTTGTGAGGAAATCCCGTCATTATACATGGCTTGAACAGATTGCAAGTTCTTTTCTGCCACAGCAATTTGCGAATTGATGATTTCTAACTGAGATTGTAGCGAACTCAAATCAGCACTACGTAATTCAGCCAAAACCTGTCCTTTTTCTACTTTATCTCCTAAAGAAAAATGTGTGGCTGCGATTATTCCTTCATTCATGCTGACAAAAGAAATAACCTTGTCGGGGTCTGCATCAATATTGCCTGTAAGATGAATCTCTTCTTTGACTGGCTCATAATCAGGTGTACTAATTTCTATTCTATCTTTAAACTCTTTGTCTATGCAATATTGTTCAGTTTCATTGCTTGGACCGGGGTCTTTCACATGCTTACACCCCGTAGTTAATGCGCCCAAAAGAGCTGCCATAGCTATAATTTGTTTGTATTTCATTTGTTGTTGATTGTTTTGGAAGTCTTACAATACATCTTGTCCGACCGTGAAATTCAATTCTTCTATTTTATTGTTAATGTCTTTTTCAGTATCTAAAATAATCTTCTTGTTGTCGAGATATGCATTCAAGAAGTCAAGATATTCCAGCATACTGATATTTCTTTCAGTAAAGTTTTTAGTGTATGCGCTCAACAAAGAGTCAAGGACAGTTTCATAATCCGGTGCGATTTCTTTCTTAAATTGAAAGGCTATATTTAGGTTATTAAATGCAAGAGCCACTTCTGATTCGAGTGCAAGTGAGGCTTGCTGCTCCATCAAGCGAGATTGTTTGATTCCGGCTTGTGCTATTTTGATATTTCCTTGATTTCTGTTGTAAATAGGCAAGTCCATCGCTACCCCAAAACCAATAAAATTATACATAAAATTACCTCCCCTGTCATAACCTCCTTTGAGTGTAAGGTCAGGCACACGTTGTGCTTTTTCAAAGTTATATAGTCGGTTGTAGTAATCTTCATCCAGTTGCGCCATCTTATAGTCGGGTCTGGATAGTTTTGCTTGGTCAATAAGTTGGGACAAAACCAAAGTTTCAAATTTTGAAGCGTTTCGTTGAAAATCTTCTTCTTTAATAACCAAGTGTTGAGCAGCAGAAATATTCATCAGTTGTTTCAAACTGCTTTCTACTTCATTGCTTTGTTTGTCAAGTTCATTGATATTCTTAGTAAGTTCAAGTTCGAGTGCTTTTAAGCGGATATATTCTCCTTGCGAAACATTGCCGTTGTGTAATTGTCGCTGGTAGGCAGTCGTCAGTTTTTTGATACTTTCTATTTCATTTATGTAGATACGCTTGTTAAGTTGCAAATATTGCAACTGAGTAAGTTGTGAACGAAACTCCAGCTTAAGATTGCGAAGCAGGTCTTCAAAAGCTTGTTTAGATTTTTCAATAGACACTTTATTTAAGGCAATCTGCTTACCTCTTTTTCCTGCTGTGCGAATGAGTTGGTCTATCCCAACACTAAACTCTTGATTTTTCCCAACGCTACCGCCATTAAATCCTTGTAATTGGTCGCCAAAAACTCCTAAATTTTTCTTGCTTGCCCAAAGGTTTACCTGATCTATCGTAATAGTGGGGTTATACCACAATTTTGATTGAATCAATATGGCTTCTGATCTGGAGATTTCGAGCTTTTCCGCCATTAACATCAGATTTTCGTTCAGAAATCGGGTTTCACATTCTTGCCGACTCATAACAAGAGTATCTTGTGATAAGACAGAAAAGAATCTGGCGAGGAAAAGAGTCAGAATAATTCCTTTTTTAAATACGCTCATAGAGGCAGCAAAGTTGATTTCAACAACCTTAAAAAAACCTTAAAGCAGATAAAATTTAGCTTAAGAATGCAGGATTATTTCAAACAAATTGACATCCGTTGCAGGTGCAGAATATCTGATTTTCCCTTTGTGCAGTTCAAAAATACGTTTTGCAAAAACCAAACCCAAACCAAAGCCGGCTTTTCCATGACTGTTACTCCCCCTATAAAAATGGTTGAACAGAAATTTTTGTTCATCTTCGGACAGTGTATCACCGGAGTTTGACACATTGATTATCAGACGATTTTTGAGCGAAGTATCAATTTCAATTTTAGCAGTCGAATTGCTGCTGTATGCAATGCAGTTGAACAAAAGATTCAAAAAAGCTTGTCTGATGAGCAGTTTATTTGCTTTGATAATCAGTTTATCTTCTTCCATTTTATCCGAAAGATAATTTACTTCAAATTTAAAATCAGGAAAAAGCATATTTAATTCCGAAATAATATCAAACAACAGCTCATCAATCCGGAATTCTTGAGTTGCCATGTCATGTCCGGACTCAACTTTTGACAATTCAAGAAGTATATGAATTACCTCTCCTAACGATTTTGTCTTCAGAAGCTGACCATTGAGTTGGTGCTTGAGTGTAGGTTCACTTGTTTGAGAAACAATTTTTTCAAGTTCCGAAACCAAAACCGCAATAGGTGTTTTCAGTTCGTGAGAAATATGGTGGGCGGCATGTTTCTGAAATGCAAAGGCTTCCTTTGTTCTATCTAACAGTTCGTTAAATCTTTGTGTCAAGTATTGAAGTTCATAGGTAGAACTGTCAGTAATTACATTCTTATTATCCTCTTTGTTCAAATCAATTCTATTCAGATGCTCCGCCAGAGATTTTATAGGCTTAGCAATAATATTGGAGAAATAAATTGAGACAAGTATGATAATCGAAGAAATTACAAAAAATATCACAATCAAAACATTGCGCAAATAATACAAATGCGCATAACCAAAGTTATCATAGGCTTTGCTGATTGCATAAAAATGGGCGCTTTTACCTTCAATATAAACACCTACCACATCGTAGTCCCCTTCTTTAGCTTCTACCCAACGATTGGAGGGTGAAAGCGTATTGAGTATTGTTTTATAATCCACAATAGGTAAATCGTCAACACTCGAATAAGTTAACTCCTTTTGTGAATCAAAAATGAGCATTTTTTCATCATAAAAATCGTGAATAGTAAGATTGTCCATAAGCTCTGTCAGGTTCTTGCTCATAGTCTTATATTCTGCAAGCAAATCAACAGTTAATTTGATTTTTTGTTTTTGTCTTTGTTGAAATTCATCTTGTCTAAACTCCGAAAACAATAAAAAAATCACAGTCAAGGCTATAAATGACAGCAGAATTAAAGTACTTGAGAAATAAATAAGTATTTTATTCTTTAGCTTCATACTGCGGTTTAGCTTAGCCAATCATATCAATATAATACCCATATCCTACTTTGGTTTTGATGCTGTTTTTGCCAAAAGGTTTGTCTATTTTATTTCTAAGAAAATTAATATACACTTCGATTGTATTGGTATTGGCATCAAAAGAATGTCCCCATATTTCAGCTACTAATTCCGATTTGGATACCACCTCGCCTTGCGTCTTGCACAACCTCACCAGAATCTGATATTCTTTCGGGGTCAAATTTACTTCTTTGCCTTGTCTCAAAACGGATTTAGCAATCAGATTGATTGAAATATCTCCTATAATCATTGAGTTACCTTCTTGGGTACTTGATTTATTGCTTGCAGAACGTTTAACCAACGCCTGAATTCTTACAATCAGCTCTCGCATAAAGAAAGGCTTGGTCAGATAGTCGTCCACCCCACAGTCAAATCCCTTGACCTTATCGTCCAAGTCACCAAAAGCTGTCAACATCAAAACCGGTGTTGTTGAGTCAAAAGTTCTAAATGTTGAACACAAATCATAACCATTTTTACCGGGTAAGTTGACGTCCAATACTACACAACTAAATTTATCCTTTTGCAACATTTTTTCTGCCAACAAACCATCAAAAACACTCACAGCATGGATATTCTCTGACTCTAATGCATCCCGTATATTCTTGTTCAATGTAGGGTCGTCTTCAATGATTAAAACCTTCACAAGCGCAAAGGTAGAAAGTTATTCATTTATAGTCGGAAATTTTATTCAACCATCTCAATAAACTTATACTTTTGCATCCTCAATTTCCACCATGAGCGACTCTATCAAACACGAATGCGGAATAGCATTTATCCGACTGCTGAAATCCCCTGAATATTATAAAGAAAAATACAATGAGCCACTTTGGGGACTGTCTCGAATGAGACTTTTAATGGTCAAACAACTCAACCGTGGACAAGATGGAGCAGGGATAGGAGTTGTCAAGCTCAACCCCGAATTTGGTCGCAGATACATCGCACGCAAAAGATCTAACAGTAAAAGTTCTGTTGCAGACTTATTTGAACATATACTGGGACAATACAATTCGTTACCTTCAAACAAACAAGAAGATGCAGCATGGTTAAAAACAAATTTTCCATATTCAGGTGAAGTTATGCTGGGGCACTTGCGTTATGGTACAGAAGGGGGTAATAAAATGGAGAATATCCATCCCTTTTTGAGACAAAATAACTGGATGAGTCGAAACCTGATGATTGCAGGTAATCACAACTTAACCAATGTTGATGAGCTTTTTCAAACATTAATTGAACTTGGACAACAACCCAAAGAAATCAGTTCTAATGTTACAATGCTCGAAAAAATCGGACATTTTTTAGATGAAGAAAATGAAGAAATATTTCGCAAATACAAAAATCAAGGTGTTCCCAATATCGAAATAACAGAAAAAATAAAACAAGAATTAGACCTTGCTAAGATTCTCAAACGCAGTGTAAAAGATTTTGATGGTGCTTATAACCTTGTCGGCATTGTCGGCAACGGAGACTCATTCATCATCCGCGACCCGAATGGCATCAGACCTTCTTATTATTACGCCAATGACGAATTTATTGTCGGAGCCTCCGAACGTGCAGCCATTTGCACGGTTTTCAACTTACAGCCTGATGACGTTAAGGAATTAGACCCGGGACATGCTTTGATAATCAAAGCAGACAAAAGTTGGAAGACAACAGAGATTATTCCTGCAAGAGAAAAGAAAAGTTGCTCTTTTGAACGAATATATTTTTCAAGAGGTAACGACCGTGATATCTATAAAGAGCGCAGAATGTTAGGTCAGCTTCTCGCGCCCGAGATTCTCAAAAAACTTAATTATGACCTTGAAAACACAGTACTTTCTTATGTCCCCAACACAGCCGCTACCTGTTTTTACGGCTTGATTGACGGGATTAATGATTGGCTTGACAAATGGAAGATTGAGGAAATACTTAAAAACAAAGCTAATCTGACAGAAGATTACCTCAAAACCATATTTAAAAATAATGGTCGCAGAGAAAAAGTGTTGATTAAAGACACCAAAATCCGCACCTTTATTACCAATGAAAAAGAACGTGGAGCCTTGGTCGGCTCTGTATATGACATCACATACAGCTCTATCAAGCCAAAGGTTGACAACCTTGTCATTGTAGATGATTCTATTGTTAGAGGCACCACAATGCGCGATAGCATTTTGAGCATTTTGGGAAGACTGAATCCCAAAAAAGTAATTGTAGTTTCTTCTTGTCCGCAAATTCGCTATCCTGATTGCTATGGAATTGACATGAGTAGAATGAAAGAGTTTGTGGCATTCAATGCGGTAATGGAATTACTCAAAGAGAAACAATTGACCCACAAATTAGATGAAATCTATCAAAAGTGCAAAGCTGAAAATCAAAAACCTTTGGCACAAATCGAAAACAAAGTCAAAGATTTATATCAACTTGTAAGTAACAAAGAAATCACCGATAAGATTGCCGAAATCCTTACACCTGCCAACTATCCGGCTGAAGTAGAAATTGTTTTTCAATCTTTAGAGGGTTTGCATCAAGCCTGCCCTAACAATGCAGGTGACTGGTATTTTTCAGGCGACTACCCTACACCCGGAGGCAACAGAGTAGTCAATCGCTCTTTCTGCTATTTCTACGAGAAAAATTCTGCAAGGGCATATTAGGATTTGGCAAAATAATCAGTTGCTCCTTCTGCCGGTGGATGATAATGATGTACCAATCCTCTGAGTTTTTGACGAATAACAACATATCCTGCTTGATGACATCTTTCCCATAAATCAACATCTTCACGTCCCCAATCGGTGTACTTCTCATCCAAGCCACCTACTTGAACAAAATCGCTTTTCATTAAGGCTACCATTCCTTTTGCACTATACCAAAGCCATTTACCTTTTTCGCTACTGTTAGCAGGGGCGGTAGCAAAACAAATGGGAAACCAAACAATATTGGGACGAATTATTTTTCTGATTAAATTGAGCAGGTTAGGCGGCAAACTCATGTCGGCATCACACAAAAATACAATGTCTCCGGAGCATTGTGCAACTGCTTTGTTAAAAGCTTTTGCCCTTGTGAATTTGTCATCGGTTCTATTCAAAATAAGCCCTCCACGCCAGCGATTTCTGATTTCACTTTCTAATTTTTCAAAATCAACCGAGCCCATATCATATAGTGAAAGTTCAACTTGGTTAGCATTTTTTAAAGCAATAAGTGAAGGCAAAAAAAATTCCAAGAACGCTTGTGTCCTATTGGATATTCCAACACAAATACTGACTTTGAGGGGTGATTTCTTGCTTAGAAAACGAAAGAAATACACAGCAATCCCTTGCAAATCTAAATACAGTGCGGTTTTGGACAACTTTCTTTGTGGTGCTTTAAAAAGATACCAGAAAGGATATTTGATGCTATTTACCCGCTTTTTTATCTCCAAAACCCTAAAATTATATCAGGCAAATAACAATCTTTTCTGACAGAAAAAATATCCTGAAAAAGAGTTTTTTAAATCAGAATAAAAGAAATACATTTGCAACCCGATTTAAAGAAAACTGAAAAGAAAGATGTTAGTTACTTCAGAAAGAAAAAAAGAGATTTTCGCTCAATATGGCAAAGATGCTAAGAACACCGGTTCTACCGAAGGTCAGATTGCCCTATTTACAGAAAGAATCAATCACATTACCGACCACCTTCGCAAAGCAAAAAAAGACTATTCTGCGGAGTTGAGCCTGATTAAAATGGTAGGAAAAAGAAAAGCATTACTTAACTACCTTGCAAAACAAGATATCAATAAATACAGAGCTCTGATTAAGGAGCTTGGTATTAGAAAATAAAAATATTAGGAAGGGCATTTTGCTTTTCTTCAAAACCTTATCGTATAAAAAGCCCCGACATATGGGGCTTTTTTTGTAAAATTTGAAAATAAAATAATCGAAATGAAACCAAACGGAATAAAAAAAACAATTGACCTGGGAGATGGAAAGGTCATCGAAATTGAAACAGGCGTGTTAGCTAAACAAGCACACGGATCTGTTGTAGTTAAACAAGGTAAGACCATGATTTTGGCGACCATTGTATCTAATTATGAAGCAAAACCTGATTGCGACTTTTTGCCGCTTTCTGTGGATTACCAAGAAAAATTTGCAGCCGTAGGAAGAATCCCCGGCAGTTTTCACCGCAGAGAAGCCAGATTAACAGATTATGAAATACTGATTAGCCGTTTGGTGGACAGAGCACTCAGACCTCTTTTCCCTGATGATTACCACTGCGAAACACAAGTGGCTATCACTTTGATGTCTTCTGACGAAAATATTTTGCCTGACGCATTGGTGGGTTTGGCTGCATCAGCAGCAATTGCAGTATCTGACATTCCGTTCAACGGACCTATTTCAGAGGTTCGTGTAGGCAGAATCGAAGGCAAATATGTGATTAATCCTACTAAAGAAGAATTGGAAAAATCCGATATTGATATCATCATAGCAGGAACAAGTAAAGACATCAATATGGTAGAAGGTGAAATGAGTGAGGTGTCAGAGAATGACTTGTTAGAAGCTCTCAAATTTGGTCATGAAGTAATCAAAAAGCAGTGCAAGCTACAAGAAGAACTCAAAATAGAAGCCGGCAAGACTCAAATCAGAGAGTATGAGAAATTTGCTCATGATGCTGAAATGTTGGCAAAAATCAAATCTTTTGCTTTCCCAAAGATTGAAGAAGTTGCTAAACACGCTTCTGACAAAAACGAAAGAAGTATCAAATTTGCTGAGATCAAAGAACAGACCTTGGCTCTTTTTGAAGGTGACGAAGAGGTGGACATGAATAAAGTAAAAGCCTATTTTGGTCAAATTGAGTGGGAAGCAGTACGTGAAGTAGTATTAACAACCAAAACCCGTTTGGACGGAAGGAATCCACACCAAGTGCGCCCTATCTGGTCAGAAGTAGATTATTTACCTGCTGCTCACGGGAGTGCGGTCTTCACTCGTGGAGAAACACAAGCATTGGCAACCGTAACACTTGGAAGCAAATTAGATGAGCAACTCTTGGACAGCCCTATGAATTATGGCTATAACAAATTTATGCTTCACTATAATTTTCCGGCTTTTTCTACCGGAGAAGCCCGTCCTAACAGAGGTCCGGGAAGAAGAGAAATTGGTCATGGAAATTTAGCTTTGAGAGGACTTAAAAAAACTCTCCCTTCTGATGTTCCTTACACCATTCGTTTGGTGAGCGATGTATTAGAAAGCAATGGTTCGTCTTCAATGGCGACTGTTTGCTCCGGTGCATTGGCGTTGATGGATGCCGGGATTCAGATTACAAGACCCGTGTCCGGTATTGCCATGGGCATGATTTCGGATGAAGCCACCGGTAGATATGTGGTATTATCCGATATTTTAGGAGATGAAGATCATTTGGGCGATATGGATTTCAAAGTAGTGGGAACCGAGAAAGGTATTACTGCGTGTCAGATGGATATTAAAATCAACGGACTGTCCTATGACGTGTTAGCAGAAGCTTTGGCACAATCTAAGGAGGGCAGATTGCATATTTTGGGAGAAATGAACAAAACCCTTGCTGCACCCCGTCCTGAATTGAAACCTCATGCTCCAAGAATTGAAAAATTGATTATTGGCAAAGAATATATTGGCGCTGTTATAGGTAGCGGAGGAAAGGTTATTCAAGAGATACAAGAGAAAACAGGCACAACAATCACCATTGATGAAGTGGACGGAAAAGGAATCGTTGAAATTTCATCGCCTAACGGAGAAAGTATTGCTAAAGCACTTGCTTGGATAAAAGGCATTGTAACAGAACCCGAAGTAGGCGAAATATACAACGGTACTGTGAAGAATGTTGTGGAATTTGGCGCTTTTGTAGAAATTCTACCCGGCAAAGAGGGATTATTGCATATTTCCGAAATAAGCTGGAAACGACTTCCTACGATGGATGGAATCTATAAAGTAGGCGACCATGTTCAGGTTAAATTGTTGGATATAGACAAAAAGACCGGCAAGTTTAAACTCTCGCACAAAGCATTGCTTCCTCGCGAAGCAGCAGAGGGGAAATAAATTACTCACGGATTTTTTTTCATAATTTAAAGGCAGCCTATAAGGCTGCTTTTTTTTGTTTTGTCAATGTCAGAATGTACACACTTAAGCACCTGAATATTTTGTCAAAAACAGATTTACACAAAGACGTGTTACTCAAAAAACAGTCGGCATGGATATCCATCTGCTGTCTTCCATTGTGTATCATGGGTGGCGGCACGAGCGAAGTAGTAAAATGGGTGCGATAAACCCATATCTCATTTAAGCTACTTTTTTTTACTTTTATCAAAATAATACAGGATAAAAACCACACATTTACTACCTTTGTTTAAATTGAAAAACAAAATATTTATGAAAAAATTATTACTTTTACTTCCGTTATTGGCTTTGTTGTCACTCCAAACACACGGGCAATGTGTACCAAATGCTTGCCAACTTGCATTTACCAACATGATAGACTGCGAAGTTGAACT includes:
- a CDS encoding galactosyltransferase-related protein, giving the protein MSKTALYLDLQGIAVYFFRFLSKKSPLKVSICVGISNRTQAFLEFFLPSLIALKNANQVELSLYDMGSVDFEKLESEIRNRWRGGLILNRTDDKFTRAKAFNKAVAQCSGDIVFLCDADMSLPPNLLNLIRKIIRPNIVWFPICFATAPANSSEKGKWLWYSAKGMVALMKSDFVQVGGLDEKYTDWGREDVDLWERCHQAGYVVIRQKLRGLVHHYHPPAEGATDYFAKS
- the rpsO gene encoding 30S ribosomal protein S15, yielding MLVTSERKKEIFAQYGKDAKNTGSTEGQIALFTERINHITDHLRKAKKDYSAELSLIKMVGKRKALLNYLAKQDINKYRALIKELGIRK
- a CDS encoding polyribonucleotide nucleotidyltransferase, whose translation is MKPNGIKKTIDLGDGKVIEIETGVLAKQAHGSVVVKQGKTMILATIVSNYEAKPDCDFLPLSVDYQEKFAAVGRIPGSFHRREARLTDYEILISRLVDRALRPLFPDDYHCETQVAITLMSSDENILPDALVGLAASAAIAVSDIPFNGPISEVRVGRIEGKYVINPTKEELEKSDIDIIIAGTSKDINMVEGEMSEVSENDLLEALKFGHEVIKKQCKLQEELKIEAGKTQIREYEKFAHDAEMLAKIKSFAFPKIEEVAKHASDKNERSIKFAEIKEQTLALFEGDEEVDMNKVKAYFGQIEWEAVREVVLTTKTRLDGRNPHQVRPIWSEVDYLPAAHGSAVFTRGETQALATVTLGSKLDEQLLDSPMNYGYNKFMLHYNFPAFSTGEARPNRGPGRREIGHGNLALRGLKKTLPSDVPYTIRLVSDVLESNGSSSMATVCSGALALMDAGIQITRPVSGIAMGMISDEATGRYVVLSDILGDEDHLGDMDFKVVGTEKGITACQMDIKINGLSYDVLAEALAQSKEGRLHILGEMNKTLAAPRPELKPHAPRIEKLIIGKEYIGAVIGSGGKVIQEIQEKTGTTITIDEVDGKGIVEISSPNGESIAKALAWIKGIVTEPEVGEIYNGTVKNVVEFGAFVEILPGKEGLLHISEISWKRLPTMDGIYKVGDHVQVKLLDIDKKTGKFKLSHKALLPREAAEGK
- a CDS encoding amidophosphoribosyltransferase, which translates into the protein MSDSIKHECGIAFIRLLKSPEYYKEKYNEPLWGLSRMRLLMVKQLNRGQDGAGIGVVKLNPEFGRRYIARKRSNSKSSVADLFEHILGQYNSLPSNKQEDAAWLKTNFPYSGEVMLGHLRYGTEGGNKMENIHPFLRQNNWMSRNLMIAGNHNLTNVDELFQTLIELGQQPKEISSNVTMLEKIGHFLDEENEEIFRKYKNQGVPNIEITEKIKQELDLAKILKRSVKDFDGAYNLVGIVGNGDSFIIRDPNGIRPSYYYANDEFIVGASERAAICTVFNLQPDDVKELDPGHALIIKADKSWKTTEIIPAREKKSCSFERIYFSRGNDRDIYKERRMLGQLLAPEILKKLNYDLENTVLSYVPNTAATCFYGLIDGINDWLDKWKIEEILKNKANLTEDYLKTIFKNNGRREKVLIKDTKIRTFITNEKERGALVGSVYDITYSSIKPKVDNLVIVDDSIVRGTTMRDSILSILGRLNPKKVIVVSSCPQIRYPDCYGIDMSRMKEFVAFNAVMELLKEKQLTHKLDEIYQKCKAENQKPLAQIENKVKDLYQLVSNKEITDKIAEILTPANYPAEVEIVFQSLEGLHQACPNNAGDWYFSGDYPTPGGNRVVNRSFCYFYEKNSARAY
- a CDS encoding response regulator transcription factor codes for the protein MKVLIIEDDPTLNKNIRDALESENIHAVSVFDGLLAEKMLQKDKFSCVVLDVNLPGKNGYDLCSTFRTFDSTTPVLMLTAFGDLDDKVKGFDCGVDDYLTKPFFMRELIVRIQALVKRSASNKSSTQEGNSMIIGDISINLIAKSVLRQGKEVNLTPKEYQILVRLCKTQGEVVSKSELVAEIWGHSFDANTNTIEVYINFLRNKIDKPFGKNSIKTKVGYGYYIDMIG